A region of Candidatus Methylomirabilota bacterium DNA encodes the following proteins:
- a CDS encoding glycine reductase, which translates to MSGEPTAVEPRPAIVFAPEHDVPVRYMERTREYYQALGFSPYRWAHFTDAPFTPLARPLSRARVALITTAAPFQPEAGDQGPNAAYNAGAKFYTVYSAPVDRVPDLRISHVGYDRANTVPEDPNTYFPLTRLQDAVGAGRIGGLTLHVHGAP; encoded by the coding sequence ATGAGCGGCGAGCCGACCGCGGTCGAGCCGCGCCCGGCGATCGTCTTCGCCCCGGAGCACGACGTGCCGGTCCGCTACATGGAGCGGACCCGGGAGTACTACCAGGCGCTGGGCTTCAGCCCGTATCGCTGGGCCCACTTCACCGACGCGCCGTTCACGCCGCTCGCGCGGCCGCTGTCCCGCGCCCGGGTCGCCCTCATCACGACCGCTGCGCCGTTCCAGCCCGAGGCGGGCGACCAGGGGCCGAACGCGGCCTACAACGCGGGCGCGAAGTTCTACACGGTGTATTCCGCGCCGGTGGATCGCGTGCCCGACCTGCGCATCTCGCACGTGGGCTACGACCGCGCCAACACGGTCCCCGAGGATCCCAACACCTACTTTCCGCTGACCCGGTTGCAGGACGCGGTCGGGGCGGGACGGATCGGCGGGCTGACCCTGCACGTGCACGGGGCGCCG
- a CDS encoding heterodisulfide reductase-related iron-sulfur binding cluster: MSFDYGKYFGEINLTHDLLSKKDERTWLLKPPRDGERHDVVLYLGCNVLRTSHLVETVAAVFDRLDLDYVAAGGPTYCCGIQHHRRGQEASGQRYANHTVELLQSMAPREVVMWCPSCIQFYDEVLQADLPFPKRHTAEFLADCLDRGRFTFTHRVEATVALHYHHATEARAREGRAARRLLEAVPGITVIDFEPDARWGRTCTPALQEQLGPAVWRQMALDDIDRARAAGATHLAGIYHGCHRDQCRFERERPIVIEHYLTLFARALGIEFEDTYKKYMHLGDPDRILEDASPCMAANGVDLEKARGLVIKTFAS; the protein is encoded by the coding sequence ATGAGCTTCGACTACGGCAAGTATTTCGGGGAGATCAACCTCACTCACGACCTGCTCTCGAAGAAGGACGAGCGCACCTGGCTGCTCAAGCCACCGCGCGACGGCGAGCGCCACGACGTCGTCCTGTACCTCGGCTGCAACGTGCTGCGCACCTCCCACCTGGTCGAGACGGTGGCGGCGGTGTTCGACCGGCTCGATCTCGATTACGTGGCCGCGGGCGGTCCCACCTACTGCTGCGGCATCCAGCACCACCGGCGCGGGCAGGAGGCCTCGGGCCAGCGCTACGCCAACCACACCGTCGAGCTGCTGCAGAGCATGGCTCCGCGCGAGGTCGTCATGTGGTGCCCGTCGTGCATCCAGTTCTACGACGAGGTCCTGCAGGCCGACCTGCCCTTCCCGAAGCGCCACACCGCGGAGTTTCTCGCCGACTGCCTCGACCGCGGACGGTTCACGTTCACGCACCGGGTCGAGGCCACGGTGGCGCTGCACTACCACCATGCGACCGAGGCCCGGGCGCGCGAGGGACGGGCCGCGCGCCGGCTGCTGGAGGCGGTGCCCGGCATCACCGTGATCGATTTCGAGCCCGATGCCCGGTGGGGCCGCACGTGCACGCCGGCCCTGCAGGAGCAGCTCGGGCCCGCGGTCTGGCGGCAGATGGCGCTCGACGACATCGATCGCGCGCGGGCCGCCGGGGCCACGCACCTCGCCGGCATCTACCACGGCTGCCATCGCGACCAGTGCCGCTTCGAGCGGGAGCGGCCGATCGTGATCGAGCACTACCTCACGCTGTTCGCGCGCGCGCTCGGGATCGAGTTCGAGGACACCTACAAGAAGTACATGCACCTGGGCGATCCCGACCGGATCCTCGAGGACGCCAGCCCGTGCATGGCGGCCAACGGTGTCGATCTCGAGAAGGCGCGCGGCCTGGTCATCAAGACCTTCGCCTCATGA
- a CDS encoding plastocyanin/azurin family copper-binding protein, with translation MATRREVLKAGGLALAGLVVGWPARAAAPVEIHMMSDPLGTTVWFDPIGIHVAPGQVIRWTVHSNVHTTTAYHPRNDHHSLRIPERAAPWDSRFLVNPGNHFEVTLTVPGVYDYFCAPHEAAGMVGRIVVGKPDGPGTLGFDYFKGRPGTEQWQPVPEAARKAFPSVSAIMSRRVVRRA, from the coding sequence GTGGCAACGCGGCGAGAGGTCCTGAAGGCCGGCGGGCTCGCGCTCGCCGGCCTCGTCGTGGGGTGGCCGGCGCGCGCCGCCGCTCCGGTGGAGATCCACATGATGAGCGACCCGCTCGGCACCACGGTGTGGTTCGATCCGATCGGGATCCACGTGGCGCCGGGTCAGGTGATCCGCTGGACCGTGCACTCCAACGTGCACACCACGACCGCCTACCATCCGCGCAACGATCACCACTCGCTGCGCATCCCCGAGCGGGCCGCGCCCTGGGATTCACGCTTCCTCGTGAATCCGGGCAATCACTTCGAGGTCACGCTGACCGTGCCCGGCGTCTACGACTACTTCTGCGCGCCGCACGAGGCGGCCGGCATGGTCGGGCGCATCGTGGTCGGCAAGCCGGACGGGCCCGGCACGCTGGGCTTCGACTACTTCAAGGGCCGGCCCGGGACCGAGCAGTGGCAGCCGGTGCCCGAGGCCGCGCGGAAGGCATTCCCTTCCGTGAGCGCCATCATGAGCCGGCGCGTGGTGCGTCGGGCCTGA
- a CDS encoding DUF5602 domain-containing protein: MKRLGMTLAVLAFGAGVLTVQAAPAHAQATAPPGGDYKKVSSLVALPDFVPGLGTLYVKPSTLPAGPFLAYDHDGKLVSSVYMIPLKDISAHKAFNNLAVAQEKVDHVDMYFNAGHPGVAEPHYHIVIWYVSADKAMALQK; encoded by the coding sequence ATGAAGCGACTCGGTATGACCCTGGCGGTCCTGGCGTTCGGTGCTGGCGTCCTCACGGTCCAGGCGGCTCCCGCCCACGCGCAGGCGACGGCGCCCCCCGGCGGCGACTACAAGAAGGTCAGCAGCCTGGTGGCGCTGCCCGATTTCGTCCCCGGCCTCGGCACGCTGTACGTGAAGCCGTCGACGCTGCCCGCCGGCCCGTTCCTGGCCTACGACCACGACGGCAAGCTGGTCAGCAGCGTGTACATGATCCCGCTCAAGGACATCAGCGCGCACAAGGCCTTCAACAACCTGGCGGTGGCGCAGGAGAAGGTCGATCACGTGGACATGTACTTCAACGCCGGGCACCCGGGCGTGGCCGAGCCGCACTACCACATCGTGATCTGGTACGTGTCGGCCGACAAGGCGATGGCGCTCCAGAAGTAG
- the ggt gene encoding gamma-glutamyltransferase — protein MRYAKRSMIVAAQPEATEAGAEILRSGGNAVDAAMACALVQGVVDPLMCGIAGFGSCGLAMRDGFHGYIDFHAPAPRAVRPDMWADRIESEARDGYGFILRGRVNDIGYQAICAPASLRAYRDAHREHGRLPWEQIVEPAIAWAEGGWTVRPHVGSWWAEDGQMGRAANHERLAFTPASRALYCRPDGTPKRVGDRVVNRDLGQTLRLVAKHGDAVFYEGEIAEAIVEDMRRHDGLIAAADLRDWRTTRNRPLWGTYRGYRVSSNQPPGGGILLIEMLNILEHFDLGKLEHNGAEYVRIVAEAMKRATIDKDRHVGDPRFVEVPVERLTGREYATPLAEEIRARRKADVPRFNAGAPSRDTTHVSVIDAEGSCVTMTHSLGMPSGVITSGLGFMYNGCMGVFDPRPGRAGSLAPGKARFSSVVPSIVFEGDRPHIIIGAPGATQIAMGVLQVLLNAIDFDMTMVEAVSAPRFSATSNAIDVSNRIPRGVQRELEAEGYEVVRSPNTYGFAAVHAIRVHPDGLDGGADPGHDGIVMAV, from the coding sequence ATGCGATACGCGAAGCGCTCGATGATCGTGGCCGCGCAGCCGGAAGCGACCGAGGCCGGCGCCGAAATCTTGAGATCGGGCGGCAACGCGGTGGATGCCGCGATGGCCTGCGCGCTGGTGCAGGGCGTGGTGGACCCGTTGATGTGCGGCATCGCCGGCTTCGGCAGCTGCGGCCTCGCGATGCGCGACGGCTTCCACGGCTACATCGATTTCCACGCGCCCGCCCCCCGGGCGGTGCGCCCCGACATGTGGGCCGACCGGATCGAGTCCGAAGCGCGGGACGGCTACGGCTTCATCCTGCGCGGCCGCGTCAACGACATCGGCTACCAGGCGATCTGCGCGCCCGCGAGCCTGCGGGCCTATCGCGACGCGCACCGGGAGCACGGGCGGCTGCCGTGGGAGCAGATCGTGGAGCCGGCCATCGCGTGGGCGGAGGGCGGCTGGACGGTGCGGCCCCACGTGGGCTCGTGGTGGGCGGAGGACGGACAGATGGGCCGGGCCGCGAACCACGAGCGCCTCGCCTTCACGCCTGCCTCGCGCGCGCTCTACTGCCGCCCCGACGGCACCCCGAAGCGGGTGGGGGACCGGGTGGTGAACCGCGATCTGGGCCAGACCCTGCGCCTCGTCGCCAAGCACGGCGACGCGGTGTTCTACGAGGGGGAGATCGCCGAGGCGATCGTGGAGGACATGCGCCGGCACGACGGCCTGATCGCGGCCGCCGACCTGCGCGACTGGCGGACGACCCGGAACCGGCCGCTCTGGGGCACGTACCGTGGCTATCGCGTGTCGAGCAATCAGCCGCCCGGCGGCGGCATCCTCCTGATCGAGATGCTGAACATCCTCGAGCATTTCGACCTGGGCAAGCTCGAGCACAACGGGGCCGAGTACGTCCGCATCGTGGCCGAGGCCATGAAGCGCGCCACCATCGACAAGGACCGCCACGTGGGCGATCCGAGGTTCGTCGAGGTGCCGGTGGAGCGGCTGACCGGCCGCGAGTACGCGACCCCGCTCGCCGAGGAGATCCGCGCGCGGCGCAAGGCCGACGTGCCCCGCTTCAACGCGGGCGCGCCGAGCCGCGACACCACCCACGTCTCGGTGATCGACGCGGAGGGCAGCTGCGTGACCATGACCCATTCCCTCGGCATGCCGTCGGGGGTGATCACGAGCGGGCTCGGCTTCATGTACAACGGCTGCATGGGCGTCTTCGATCCGCGACCCGGCCGCGCCGGTAGCCTGGCGCCGGGCAAGGCGCGCTTCAGCTCGGTGGTGCCGTCGATCGTGTTCGAGGGCGATCGTCCGCACATCATCATCGGCGCGCCCGGCGCGACCCAGATCGCCATGGGCGTGCTGCAGGTGCTGCTGAACGCGATCGACTTCGACATGACCATGGTGGAGGCGGTGAGCGCGCCTCGGTTCTCGGCGACCAGCAACGCCATCGACGTATCCAACCGCATCCCGCGCGGTGTGCAGCGCGAGCTGGAAGCGGAGGGCTACGAGGTCGTGCGCAGCCCCAACACCTACGGCTTCGCGGCGGTGCACGCCATCCGCGTGCATCCCGACGGTCTCGACGGCGGCGCCGATCCGGGCCACGACGGCATCGTGATGGCGGTGTAG
- a CDS encoding C40 family peptidase, translated as MTGAIRRAVASACLAFIAGAGCSKAVLAPEDYGGGALIRPPIAESQPASSRNAAAARLATQYLGAPYVWAGDSPAGFDCSGLVSYVYARVGVSIPHNAAQQYRHGTPVPRESLQPGDVVFFDRLRHNGIYLGDGRFIHATHPGGVKIARLEDNWFRTRWVGARRL; from the coding sequence ATGACCGGCGCCATCCGGCGGGCCGTCGCGAGCGCGTGTCTCGCATTCATCGCCGGCGCGGGGTGCTCGAAGGCGGTGCTCGCGCCCGAGGACTACGGCGGCGGCGCGCTCATCCGGCCGCCGATCGCCGAGAGCCAGCCGGCCTCGTCCCGCAATGCAGCCGCCGCGCGGCTGGCCACGCAATATCTCGGCGCCCCCTACGTCTGGGCCGGCGACAGTCCCGCCGGCTTCGACTGCTCCGGGCTGGTGAGCTACGTGTACGCGCGCGTCGGCGTCTCGATTCCCCACAACGCGGCCCAGCAGTACCGCCACGGCACGCCCGTCCCCCGCGAGAGCCTGCAGCCCGGTGACGTGGTGTTCTTCGACCGGCTGCGCCACAACGGCATCTACCTGGGCGATGGCCGATTCATCCACGCCACCCACCCGGGCGGCGTGAAGATCGCGCGGCTGGAGGACAACTGGTTTCGGACTCGGTGGGTCGGCGCCCGCCGGCTCTGA
- a CDS encoding cytidylate kinase-like family protein, giving the protein MAIVTISQQVGSGGAEIGLAVAERLGYCFVDHERFLDRTQPYGLDAHRLWHLEEEPPSLFERFDHETRRYIAVIQTVLLEIAAEDRAVVVGRGGQWLLRDVPHAVRLRVMAPTAFRVDELTSALSSHGGERISAQIAGQLVHRDDTQKLKRMRYLFNVDLNDPALYHLVVNTAGLPRPAVVDLILALAGQPAFATTDHGGRMVADRLLASRVEVALASHPATRRYPMEVRAADGLVTLVGCAAALEGAEEATRAVPGLLEITPVVVETPPVPPFVG; this is encoded by the coding sequence ATGGCCATCGTGACCATCTCGCAGCAGGTCGGCAGTGGCGGCGCCGAGATCGGTCTGGCCGTCGCCGAGCGCCTCGGCTACTGCTTCGTGGATCACGAGCGCTTCCTGGATCGGACGCAGCCCTACGGTCTCGACGCCCATCGGCTCTGGCACCTGGAGGAGGAGCCGCCGTCGCTGTTCGAGCGGTTCGATCACGAGACCCGCCGTTACATCGCGGTGATCCAGACCGTGCTGCTCGAGATCGCCGCCGAGGACCGCGCGGTGGTGGTCGGCCGCGGCGGCCAGTGGCTGCTACGCGACGTGCCGCACGCGGTGCGGCTGCGGGTCATGGCGCCGACCGCGTTCCGCGTGGACGAGCTGACCAGCGCCCTGTCCAGTCACGGGGGCGAGCGGATCAGCGCGCAGATCGCCGGACAGCTGGTCCACCGCGACGACACCCAGAAGCTCAAGCGCATGCGCTACCTGTTCAACGTCGACCTCAACGATCCCGCGCTCTATCACCTGGTCGTCAATACGGCGGGCCTGCCCCGGCCGGCCGTGGTAGACCTGATTCTTGCCCTGGCCGGTCAGCCGGCCTTTGCCACGACGGACCACGGCGGGCGGATGGTGGCCGATCGGCTGCTCGCCTCGCGAGTCGAGGTCGCGCTCGCCAGCCACCCGGCGACGCGGCGCTATCCGATGGAGGTGCGGGCCGCCGACGGCCTCGTCACGCTGGTGGGCTGCGCCGCTGCGCTCGAGGGCGCCGAGGAGGCGACCCGCGCCGTGCCCGGGTTGCTCGAGATCACGCCGGTCGTCGTGGAGACACCGCCGGTACCGCCCTTCGTGGGATGA
- a CDS encoding sugar phosphate nucleotidyltransferase, with protein MAHAIEPRRRIDDPGAAVKSPWAVVLAGGEGVRLRPLTRRLFGEPRPKQFCPLLGPRTLLRQTLDRIGPTIPVERTVVIGMESHAEFLVRDLGERPRATVLKQPIGRGTAAAVLLAAQWIEAHDPGATAVFFPCDHCIAREGEFMAQVAEVAGFVQRRRPWVVLLGAQPDEPEVEYGWIRPGPAVECGLHWPLHRVARFQEKPSREAAQAMWRDGCLWNTFVFAASAAAVLDAGRECVPSLTGRLARLPAFWGSEHESWAMHHAYALAPTASFSRGVLEICTGPVAVSTLPAGVWRDIGSPERAIRTMARVAEGRAWPS; from the coding sequence ATGGCGCACGCGATCGAGCCGCGACGCCGTATCGACGACCCCGGCGCGGCGGTGAAATCGCCGTGGGCGGTCGTGCTGGCCGGGGGTGAGGGCGTACGGCTGCGCCCGCTCACCCGGCGCCTCTTCGGCGAGCCCCGGCCCAAGCAGTTCTGCCCGCTGCTGGGCCCTCGCACGCTCCTGCGGCAGACGCTCGATCGGATCGGGCCCACGATCCCCGTCGAGCGGACAGTGGTGATCGGGATGGAGAGCCACGCCGAGTTCCTGGTCCGCGACCTCGGGGAGCGGCCGCGGGCCACGGTCCTGAAGCAGCCGATCGGCCGCGGCACCGCCGCCGCGGTGCTCCTGGCCGCGCAGTGGATCGAGGCCCACGACCCGGGCGCGACCGCCGTGTTCTTCCCCTGCGACCATTGCATCGCGCGCGAGGGCGAGTTCATGGCCCAGGTCGCCGAGGTGGCCGGCTTCGTCCAGCGCCGGCGGCCATGGGTCGTGCTGCTCGGAGCCCAGCCGGACGAGCCGGAGGTCGAGTATGGCTGGATCCGACCGGGCCCCGCGGTGGAGTGTGGGCTTCATTGGCCCCTCCATCGCGTGGCCCGGTTCCAGGAGAAGCCGTCGCGGGAGGCCGCGCAGGCCATGTGGCGTGACGGCTGCCTCTGGAACACGTTCGTCTTCGCCGCGAGCGCCGCCGCCGTGCTGGACGCCGGCCGCGAGTGCGTGCCGTCGCTGACCGGCCGGCTCGCCCGCCTGCCCGCCTTCTGGGGCAGTGAGCACGAGTCGTGGGCGATGCATCACGCCTACGCGCTCGCGCCGACCGCGAGCTTTTCCCGCGGGGTGCTGGAGATCTGCACCGGGCCGGTCGCGGTCTCGACGCTGCCTGCCGGCGTCTGGCGCGACATCGGCAGCCCCGAGCGGGCGATCCGGACGATGGCCCGCGTCGCCGAAGGACGCGCATGGCCATCGTGA
- a CDS encoding PRC-barrel domain-containing protein, which produces MPMLRVTGWPSSVREILGWAVRASDGRIGWVRDLYLEDRNWTVRHVVVDTLHRLGGRRVLLPPEAIEHVDRAARTLQTGLTGRQVSRGPSSDLARPVSGQHGLDLGRYYRFPSYVVSVGAAVVLAPAILDRTLDVHYDRHLRSVRAIRGYHVHALDGDVGRAADFLIVNGSWEIGHMVASIGLWWPARIVLVPVGWIAEVSWGAGTVEVSLPAEAIRLAPGYDPAIGLGPAHEERLEGYYGRAPFGAPRAMAKL; this is translated from the coding sequence ATGCCGATGCTTCGCGTGACCGGCTGGCCGAGCAGCGTCAGAGAGATTCTCGGCTGGGCCGTCCGGGCCTCGGACGGCCGGATCGGGTGGGTGCGGGACCTCTACCTCGAGGACCGCAACTGGACGGTTCGCCACGTGGTAGTCGACACGCTTCACCGGTTGGGCGGCCGCCGGGTGCTGCTTCCGCCCGAGGCGATCGAGCACGTCGATCGCGCCGCCCGGACGCTCCAGACCGGCCTCACCGGCCGCCAGGTCAGCCGGGGCCCGAGCAGCGACCTCGCGCGTCCGGTGTCCGGCCAGCACGGGCTCGATCTGGGCCGGTACTACCGGTTCCCGTCCTACGTGGTCTCGGTCGGTGCCGCGGTCGTGCTGGCTCCGGCCATCCTCGATCGCACGCTCGACGTCCACTACGACCGCCACCTCCGCAGCGTCCGCGCCATCCGTGGCTATCACGTGCATGCCCTCGACGGCGACGTGGGCCGCGCCGCGGACTTCCTGATCGTGAACGGCTCGTGGGAGATCGGCCACATGGTGGCGTCGATCGGGCTGTGGTGGCCGGCTCGCATCGTGCTCGTGCCGGTGGGCTGGATCGCGGAGGTCAGCTGGGGCGCGGGCACGGTGGAGGTGAGCCTGCCCGCCGAGGCGATCCGCCTCGCTCCGGGATACGATCCGGCGATCGGCCTCGGTCCCGCGCACGAGGAGCGCCTCGAGGGCTACTACGGCCGCGCCCCGTTCGGCGCGCCGCGCGCGATGGCGAAGCTGTGA
- a CDS encoding acyl-CoA dehydrogenase → MTAIGFPIPEDITRIVAGLTRFVRSEVVTRHEKHAALLEDPRRRYGPDGRYVPAVVDLIQEVRAASADAGYFNLCVPTAMGGLGQGYLAYYVAWEAINRLCGAHHWLGTFALSHWAFGPSVVLEQLTPEAGERALAGLVSGRRSMCFGLSEPGAGSDATMIETRATADGDGWRITGRKMWTTNVTFADWIVVFAVTDPARAAAKRGGISAFLVPTTAPGFTLQRVTLLQGDIGGVEGESTFDAVRVEPWQLVGALHEGFRIALLGVSLGRVYNSARAVGLARWALEKAVAYASQRVAFGAPIAEHQGVAFPLAESAMEVHAAHLAGLNAALLLDRGERAIKELSMAKAFAVEVCLRAVDRAIQTHGGMGLTNEVGLVHAYNTLRIINIADGTNEILRRTIFQQLSRGDLDL, encoded by the coding sequence GTGACCGCGATCGGCTTCCCCATCCCGGAGGACATCACGCGCATCGTCGCGGGGCTCACGCGCTTCGTCCGGAGCGAGGTCGTCACCCGCCACGAGAAGCACGCGGCGCTGCTCGAGGACCCGCGTCGACGCTACGGGCCGGATGGCCGCTACGTGCCCGCCGTCGTGGATCTCATCCAGGAAGTCCGCGCCGCCTCGGCCGACGCGGGCTACTTCAACCTGTGCGTGCCCACCGCGATGGGCGGGCTCGGCCAGGGCTACCTGGCGTACTACGTGGCGTGGGAGGCCATCAACCGGCTGTGCGGGGCGCATCACTGGCTCGGCACCTTCGCGCTGAGCCACTGGGCCTTCGGTCCCAGCGTGGTGCTCGAGCAGCTCACCCCCGAGGCGGGCGAGCGCGCGCTCGCCGGCCTCGTCTCGGGCCGGCGGTCCATGTGCTTCGGGCTCTCCGAGCCCGGCGCCGGCTCCGACGCGACCATGATCGAGACGCGCGCGACCGCCGACGGGGACGGCTGGCGCATCACCGGCCGCAAGATGTGGACGACCAACGTCACGTTCGCGGACTGGATCGTCGTCTTCGCGGTGACCGATCCGGCGCGCGCCGCGGCCAAGCGCGGCGGGATCAGCGCCTTCCTCGTGCCCACCACCGCGCCCGGCTTCACGCTCCAGCGGGTCACGCTGCTGCAGGGCGACATCGGGGGCGTCGAGGGCGAGTCGACGTTCGACGCGGTCCGGGTGGAGCCGTGGCAGCTCGTCGGGGCACTCCACGAGGGCTTCCGGATCGCCCTGCTCGGCGTCTCGCTCGGCCGGGTCTACAACTCGGCGCGCGCGGTGGGCCTGGCCCGGTGGGCGCTCGAGAAGGCGGTGGCCTACGCCTCACAGCGCGTGGCCTTCGGGGCGCCGATCGCCGAGCACCAGGGCGTCGCCTTCCCGCTCGCCGAATCCGCGATGGAGGTGCACGCCGCGCACCTGGCCGGGCTCAACGCCGCGCTGCTGCTCGACCGCGGCGAGCGCGCGATCAAGGAGCTGTCGATGGCGAAGGCCTTCGCGGTGGAGGTCTGCCTGCGCGCGGTCGATCGCGCGATCCAGACCCACGGGGGCATGGGGCTCACCAACGAGGTGGGGCTGGTGCACGCCTACAACACGCTGCGCATCATCAACATCGCCGACGGCACCAACGAGATCCTGCGCCGGACCATCTTCCAGCAGCTCTCCCGGGGCGATCTCGATCTCTGA
- a CDS encoding SDR family NAD(P)-dependent oxidoreductase produces MRFDDKVALVSGAGSGIGRATALGLAAHGARVAVADLDRAKAEAVVAEIAAAGGGAVAIAADAATADGVEAMIGGVARAFGGLDILHNNAFGQPALPAGRSRLAFTADVDEAVWAHTIELGLTGVFRAMKRAIPEMLTRGGGAIVNTASISGLFADFAIGAYNAAKAGVINLTRVTAIEYASRGIRVNCVCPGAIDTPLLQPSLSIPGFADTTTAMIPMRRLGRPEEIAACVLFLASDQASYVTGAALVADGGLTAQTGLPSRLPLP; encoded by the coding sequence GTGAGATTCGACGACAAGGTGGCACTGGTATCGGGCGCCGGCTCCGGCATCGGGCGGGCCACCGCCCTGGGCTTGGCCGCGCACGGCGCCCGGGTGGCGGTGGCGGACCTCGATCGCGCGAAGGCCGAGGCGGTCGTCGCCGAGATCGCGGCGGCCGGAGGCGGTGCGGTCGCGATCGCCGCCGACGCCGCGACCGCCGACGGCGTCGAGGCGATGATCGGCGGCGTGGCCCGCGCCTTCGGCGGACTCGACATCCTCCACAACAACGCGTTCGGCCAGCCCGCGCTGCCGGCGGGGCGCAGCCGCCTCGCCTTCACCGCCGATGTCGACGAGGCGGTATGGGCTCACACCATCGAGCTGGGCCTCACCGGCGTGTTCCGCGCCATGAAGCGGGCCATCCCCGAGATGCTGACGCGCGGGGGCGGGGCCATCGTCAACACCGCGTCCATCTCCGGCCTCTTCGCCGACTTCGCCATCGGCGCCTACAACGCGGCCAAGGCCGGCGTGATCAACCTCACCCGGGTCACCGCGATCGAGTACGCGTCGCGCGGCATCCGGGTCAACTGCGTGTGCCCCGGCGCCATCGACACGCCGCTGCTCCAACCGTCGCTGTCCATCCCCGGCTTCGCCGACACCACCACCGCGATGATCCCGATGCGGCGGCTCGGACGGCCCGAGGAGATCGCCGCCTGCGTGCTGTTCCTCGCCTCCGATCAGGCGTCCTACGTCACCGGGGCCGCTCTGGTCGCCGACGGTGGGCTCACCGCGCAGACCGGCCTGCCGAGCCGCCTCCCACTGCCGTGA
- a CDS encoding choice-of-anchor tandem repeat NxxGxxAF-containing protein translates to MLATLAAAPSTSGRAADGPTLRTVARTGDAAPGGGTFDRFGQETLPIVAPVNGRGDVAFFARLIRGGADEGIFLQRGGRVVTVAREGDRVPGVGRLAGFGKHPTPALNDGGTVVFAAAVAEGRAVEGIFAWSAGRLRAVATTGGAAPGMPGVMAGLDAPVVSARGDVVFMATIRRGRESIEAILASRGGGLRKIVAQGDPAPGGGTFAAFGPPALNNRGSVAFAAVVEGKGVPGGIFVVTGDRVEMVVGAGEETPIGGIFAKFSERIGLNDRGLIAFHSMLKFAPVEAAIFAAEDGKVRAVSRLGDAAPGGGTIVHFGLWPAVGSGREVAFAASIEGGATPVAILLADGTQVTQVVAVGETLPGGDRITTLSLYPVVSVGPRGHVTFAVAPTSTGDGPEGLFAAEPAGRR, encoded by the coding sequence GTGCTCGCAACGCTGGCGGCGGCTCCGTCCACATCCGGGCGCGCCGCGGACGGCCCGACGCTGCGGACCGTCGCCCGCACCGGCGACGCGGCGCCGGGGGGCGGCACCTTCGATCGCTTCGGCCAGGAGACCTTGCCGATCGTGGCCCCGGTCAACGGCCGAGGCGACGTCGCGTTCTTCGCCCGGCTCATTCGCGGGGGCGCCGACGAAGGCATCTTCCTCCAGCGCGGCGGACGCGTCGTGACGGTCGCGCGCGAGGGCGATCGGGTGCCCGGCGTCGGTCGACTCGCCGGCTTCGGCAAGCATCCCACCCCGGCGCTCAACGACGGCGGCACCGTGGTGTTCGCCGCAGCGGTCGCGGAGGGCCGCGCGGTCGAAGGCATCTTCGCGTGGTCGGCCGGCCGTCTGCGCGCGGTCGCCACCACCGGCGGCGCGGCGCCCGGCATGCCGGGCGTGATGGCCGGCCTCGACGCGCCGGTGGTGAGCGCGCGGGGCGACGTGGTGTTCATGGCCACGATCCGTCGGGGACGCGAGTCGATCGAGGCGATCCTCGCGAGCCGGGGCGGCGGGCTGCGCAAGATCGTGGCGCAGGGCGATCCCGCGCCGGGCGGCGGGACGTTCGCGGCCTTCGGCCCCCCCGCGCTCAACAACCGCGGAAGCGTCGCCTTCGCGGCGGTGGTCGAGGGCAAGGGCGTGCCCGGCGGTATCTTCGTCGTCACCGGCGACCGCGTCGAGATGGTAGTGGGCGCCGGCGAGGAGACGCCCATCGGCGGGATCTTCGCGAAGTTCTCCGAGCGGATCGGCCTGAACGATCGCGGGCTCATCGCGTTCCACAGCATGCTGAAGTTCGCGCCGGTCGAGGCCGCCATCTTCGCGGCCGAGGACGGCAAGGTGCGCGCGGTTTCGCGCCTGGGCGACGCCGCGCCCGGCGGCGGCACCATCGTCCACTTCGGCCTCTGGCCCGCGGTGGGATCCGGCCGGGAGGTTGCCTTCGCCGCGTCCATCGAGGGCGGCGCCACCCCGGTCGCGATCCTGCTGGCCGACGGGACCCAGGTCACCCAGGTGGTGGCGGTGGGCGAGACGCTGCCCGGCGGCGATCGCATCACCACCCTGTCGCTGTACCCGGTGGTCAGCGTCGGCCCGCGGGGCCACGTGACGTTCGCGGTGGCGCCCACGTCCACCGGAGACGGCCCCGAGGGGTTGTTCGCCGCGGAGCCCGCCGGTCGCCGCTGA